Proteins encoded by one window of Halobaculum halobium:
- a CDS encoding DUF7119 family protein, producing the protein MSHERPGDGRDDEDRARDRDRRLGAGRADREAEVGEPVVRGDPAVTGERAERAARFDPDDPDSLESAADTVHRFASEAVAGDDNVVMLRGAAACAALVRGHGSYKAAAETAGDGVQVSFIRKWARVHDLPESIRRHVARGHIAPTAAKHIARVAGDARFDLAWAVLDADLTVREVRRAASAINDGASPEAALRAEGVSPGRLGVELPLGVYRRLRDRASLENRDPGDVIADALEEY; encoded by the coding sequence CGAGCGGCCCGGCGACGGCCGCGACGACGAGGATCGCGCCCGGGACCGCGATCGGCGACTCGGCGCCGGGCGCGCCGACCGCGAGGCGGAGGTCGGCGAACCCGTCGTTCGCGGCGACCCGGCGGTCACCGGCGAGCGCGCCGAGCGAGCCGCGCGGTTCGACCCCGACGACCCCGACAGTCTCGAATCCGCAGCCGACACCGTCCACCGATTCGCCAGCGAGGCCGTCGCCGGCGACGACAACGTGGTGATGCTGCGCGGGGCGGCCGCCTGCGCCGCGCTCGTACGCGGGCACGGGTCGTACAAGGCCGCCGCCGAGACCGCCGGCGACGGCGTCCAGGTGTCGTTCATCCGCAAGTGGGCGCGCGTCCACGACCTCCCCGAGTCGATCCGTCGCCACGTCGCCCGCGGCCACATCGCGCCGACGGCGGCGAAGCACATCGCCCGCGTCGCCGGCGACGCGCGCTTCGATCTGGCGTGGGCGGTGCTCGACGCGGACCTCACCGTCCGCGAGGTGCGCCGTGCCGCGAGCGCGATCAACGACGGCGCCTCGCCCGAGGCGGCGCTCCGGGCCGAGGGCGTCTCCCCGGGGCGACTCGGCGTCGAGCTTCCCCTCGGCGTCTACCGGCGGCTGCGCGACCGCGCGTCGCTGGAGAACCGCGACCCGGGCGACGTGATCGCGGACGCGCTCGAAGAATACTGA